agtgattatgattgatggtttttttataagataagtttaatgctagctagcaacttactttgGCTTAcagcattcacgtaacaggcagtctccttgtggagtgcaacgagagaggcaggtcattaatgcgttggactagttaactgcaaGGTTCCAAGATTGGAtaccctgagccgacaaggtgaaaatctgcgGTTCAGCcccttaacaaggcagttaatctcGTTAagttaaataagaatgtgttcttaatggacttgcctagttaaataaaggtataaacattttttttattttaaattgggataatcggcgcccaaaaataccgattgtTTATGAAAACAGCCCTAATtaaattggccattccgattaatcggtcaacctctattaTAAATACattaacatacagttgaagtcggaagtttacatacactttagccaaatacatttaaactcagtttcacaattcttgacatttaatcctagtaaaaattcactgtcttaggtcagttaggatcaccacataattttaagaatttgaaatgtcagaataatagtagcgagaatgatttatttcagagtttatttctttcatcacattcccagtggtcagaagtttacatgcactcaattagtatttggtacagttgcctttaaatggtttaacttgggtcaaacgttttgggtagccttccacaagcttcccacaatatgttgggttaattttgtcccactcctcctgacagagctggtgtaactgagtcaggattgtaggcctccttgcttgcacacgctttttcagttccgcCCACAAATTtactgtaggattgaggtcatggctttgtcatggccactccaataccttgactttgttatccttaagccattttgccacaactttggaagtatgcttggggtcattgttcacttggaagacccatttgcgagcaagctttaacctcctgactgatgtcttgagatgttgcttccatATATTCTCATAAATTTCCTCATGattctatctattttgtgaagcacACCAGTCCcacttgcagcaaagcaccctcacaacatgatgttgccaccccccgtgcttcacgattgggatgttgttctttggcttgcaagcctgcccctttttcctccaaacataacgatggtcattgtggccaaacagttctatttttttttcatcagaccagaggacatttctccaaaaagtacaatctttgttcccatgtgcagctgcaaaccgtagtctggcatttttatggtggttttggagcagtggcttcttccttgctgagcgacctttcaggttgtcgacataagactcgttttactgtggatatagataattttgtaccggtttcctccagcatcttcacaaggtcttttgctgttgttctgggattgatttgcactttttgcaccaaggtacattcatctctaggagacagaacacaactctttcctgagcggtatgacgggtGCGTGGTCCAtggcgtttatacttgcgtactattgcagatgaacgtggtaccttcaggcatttggaaattgctcccaacgattaaacagacttgtggaggcctacaattttttttctgaggactaggctgatttgttttgattttcccatgatgtcaagcaaagaggcactgagtttgaaggtaggccttgaaatacatccacaggtacatccaattgactcagatgtcaattagcctatcagaagcttctgaagccatgacatttactggaattgtgaaacagtgaattataagtgaaacaagctgtctgtaaacaattgttggaaaaatgacatgcacaaagtagatgtcctaacggacTTGCAAAAACCATAGTATGTAAACAAGAAATTTGCAGAGtgtttgaaaaactagttttaacgactccaacctaagtgtatgtaaacgtccgacttcaactgtatacataaagtcagcaaaaaaagaaatctacccttttcaggatcctgtctttcaaagataatttgtaaaaatccaaataacttcacaggtcttcattgtaaagtgtttaaacacggtttcccatgattgttcaatgaaccataaacaagtaacatgcacctgtggaacggtcattaagacactaacagcttacaggcagtaggcaattaatgtcacagttttgaaaacttaggacactaaagaggcctttcttctgacactgaaaaacaccaaaagaaagacgcccagggtccctgctcatctgcgtgaacgtgccttaggcatgctgcaaggaggcatgaggactgcagatgtggccagagcaataaagtgccatgtccgtactgtgagacacctaagacagcgctacagggagacaggacggatagctgatcatcctcgcagtagCAGACCACgggtaacaacacctgcacaggattggtacatccaaacatcacacctgcaggacaggtacaggatggcaacaacaactgcccgagttacatcaGGAACGGACAATCCctctatcagtgctcagactctccataataggctgagagaggctggactgagggcttgtaggcctgttgtaaggcaggtcctcaccagacatcaccggcaacaacgtcgcctatgggcccAAAACCacagtcgctggaccagacaggactggcaaaaagtgctcttcactgaccagtcgcggttttgtctcaccaggggtgatgatcggatttgcgtttattgtcgaaggaatgaacgTTACACCGATGCCGGtcctctggagcaggatcgatttggaggtggagggtccgtcatggtctggggcggtgtgccacagcatcatcggactgagtttgttgtcattgcaggcaatgtcaacgctgtgcattacagggaagacatcctcctccctcatgtggtacccttcctgcaggttcatcctgacatcaccctccagcatgacaatgccactagccatactgctcgttctgtgtgtgattcactgcaagacaggaatgtcagtgttctgtcatggccagcgaagagcccggacctcaatcccattgagccgTCTGGGACCTGCTGGATCtgagaaatgtccgggaacttgcaggtgccttggtggaagagcggggtaacatctcacagtaagaactggtgcagtccatgttgaggagatgcactgcagtacttaatgcagctggtggccacaccaaatactgactgttacttttaattttgaccacccccccctttttttttttgttaagtttatacacacacacacacacacacacacacacacacacacacacacttcatttgctaaacaaatctaaaaacatgattttgctttgtcattatggggtgtgcaaattgatgagggggaaaaaaacgaaTTAATccataaggctgtaacgtaacaaaatttggaaaacgtcaaggggtctatCCCAGACTGCATATTAAAATTACAAGTGTACATTTGTTTTGCATGAAAACATCCACTGTGTATTTTTATGGTGTTAAAAAGAACAGGGTGTACATTTGTAATCAGACCTCAGTTTCACAGCTCTCACTTCCTGTCAAGTGAGGCAAGAGAAGGTTCTGTATAATACCAGACTAGGGCCTCGCAGAATTCTACAGTGGCTGCTTTCTGTGCTTCATGTACAGCAAACTAAGGGGACCTCTTCTAGCTGAGACACACCAACTCATATAGGCATTCTGCTTTTTGTGAACTTGGAGCAGGTTAATGAAGGCCAGGATTCTAGGGTTAAATCCTGTGTAGGCTCTGGTGAGTACAACATACTTTAAGGGTGGGTGACGTAAATATAAAAGGGTTATAGTGAGATCTGTTGCTCTAATGACAACGTGTGATTTGCCAGAGAATGTGCAAGCAGTTGAAAACAAATACCTTTGAAACACATACTTTCAAAATAGTTGTTTGTGGGAGGTgtaatacacattacacacaccatCACGAATGTTAGCTAATCAATAATGTTTAGACAAAGACATCCTAATGTGTAACATATGACCTTATATGGCCTTAATTCTTAcaaagaaataagacaaaaacagaATATAGTTAGATTCCCCAGAAAACAGTCAAAAAATATTCTGCTCCTACTTTGAATTGTAGTTTGAGGAAGGAAATGCCAAAAGTAGCAATAACTATTTCACCACGTTGCCCTTCATAGTGAAATGTTCCTTGTTTCCTCATGATAAATCATGCTTACAGATACAGTAATGACGCTTTTCTTCTTTTCATCAGTCAGTCATCAGGACACACCAGATTTCAGAGGATAACAGGAAACAGCAATGGAGGGAAAGAgtcttgtttttgtgttgtttttGTGGATGCTGTCACTGGGACTGAATAGCACAGTGACACTTCAGCCTAACAGCCACTCCACCGACTTCAGGAGCAGTGAGGTTACTGCAACTTCAGACACAGTTTCACCTTTAGAAATGGCACAAGAGCACCTCAACAATGCACCAGATGAAGGAAACTATAGCACCGTAGCACCTTCAGTTGAGTTGAAGTTCACAGTGAAGAGTAAACGACAGACTCCAGATCAGGTGTCCACCAGATATATCAGCTCTTATCTGCCTTCAATCCACCCTTTGAGTACGAGAACAAGGAAGAACTCCCAGTCATCTCAGGACCGCCAAACAACCAAATATAAAAACAACTCCACGGTGGAGATCACAGCAGATGGAGCCGAGGAAACTTTACCCACTATGGGGAATCAGCCTCCGGTAAGCAGAGTTACACCCTCCGGCCAGGGCAAAGTTAGTCCAACAGCATCACCTAGACCTTCGGAGTTATCCTCTCAAACAACCTCACCGACAACAAATCAACCAACAGAGATCCAAACAGGGCCTGGTCCAACCAATCTTCCGATGTCGCAGTCCAACGACTCCACAGAGAGGATCCGACCCACGCCAACTGGTGTTGGATTTGGAGTGACACCGACTAGAGCCGAATTGACTTTGAACACAGGTAGGAAGGCTCAAGTTCCCAGCACCCCCTCCCAGGCCCCAGTCACAAGCAGGAAATCAACCCCTTCACACCCCACTGAAAGAGGTCCAACAGGCCTATCTGAGCTGCCTAGCACTGCCACTTCACCCGCCACCCTACCTCCCTCTATAGCCATGACCAAATCTTTCACCCACATCTCCACTCCATGGACATCGACCCAGCCCGCCAAGACCCTTGCCACCACTGCAGCCTCTGTTACTGCTAGTATTGCCGTTACCAGCACTAAGGGCCAATCCCCAATAATGGTCCCCACTACAAAACATGtcgctgctgccaccaccaccacgacaAAAAATAAACCAAAGCCACCTCCGTCAAAACCGGCAAACAAAGACAAGAGCAAAACGACGGGGAACCATGGCACAGTGGTGGCTGTACTGATTGGTGTGACACTGGTTCTGATGTTTGTCAGTTTTGGGGTCATCTTCGTGAGGAAGCGCATACATCAGAGGATGCAGCTGCAGAACACAGCCTGGGCCGGCCCCTCTCCGTTTCTGGACAGTGGAGTCCAGTCTCGACTGGAGAATGACGATAGCAGTGACGTCCACCTGAGGGGCTCCAATCGAATCTCCTTCTCTGGCTTCCTGTCTCAGCGACTCTCCAAGAGGCTGTCTCTGCTCCAGGAGACTGACGAGGAATTCCGGATGGGTGAGATTCCGACAGGAAGTACATTCGGAAGAGAGACCGTTTCAGATGATGTTCAACTGAGTAACGGGACTGCTGCAGTGCACAAAGAAAATACCCAGATTGAGGTGGTGCAACCTCTGGACAACTCGTCATCTCCTCCTCCACCGACGTCTTCAGAGACCACTGCCACAGCACACACCAATGACCATCAGCCTCCTACCTCCTTGCAGGTTGTTGATCTGGGGCCAGACAATGATCCaaattcctctccctctcatacaCCACCAGATATCCCAGAAGCTATTCCTCCACCACTGTTGGATGTTTACCTGGGTCCCCCCTCAGACCATGCCAGCCCCCCTCCACCAGAGAGCACAGACCTTCCAACCCCACTCCATGACCTGCCTTAACCAGTCTCCAAGCAGATAGTAACACACAGGAGACCCATTCTCCTACCCCTCTACCCAACAAAGGAAACCACTCCCGCCCAAAAACAACTCAAACTGATGCTCATCAGTGTTCCGCTTACTTCATCTATACCTCTTTCTGATGAAACATTTCATGAATTGGATTTTCAACTAGGCCTGTAGCCAGTTTGATTGTCAAAACCGAGCCAAACCATTTCCCTATTTAACGGTAGAACTTTGACAGTGGCCACAATAATGTGATTTTTAACACATAATACCAAAGAAAGACCACGGGGATCAAGACATCCAAATGTACACTGAGAAAGCTTCCCCAAATGTTTTGATTCAAGTCAGATCCATATTCATTCAGCCTGACCAATCTGTAGCAGAGAGATTGATTTGATGCTACAACAATTGCTTTTTCTCCCGTGTACTTTTTGGAGGAAAACACAGTGACGTAAGGGCCTAAACATCAACATCATACCCAGTGGTGAGATAATTCAGAGAAGGATGTACTGCTGAAGTAATGTAATTCTGTGTGAGCACAAGTAAGACATTTCCAGTcacagcaaaaacatttttttttttaaataaacatcgACCCAGGCTGAGACATTCATTGGGCAAAATGGTGAGAGAGGAAGTTCTAAAAGGAAATGAAACGAAGGGGTGAATTATATAATTAAACTGAGAAACGATAGATAGAAAGGGATAAAATGCATGTGAAAATTAGAGAAAGAGTGAGCAGGGAGTTAAGTCTCTCAGTGGGGCTGGCCCGACACCGTTAGTGAGTGGGTTACTGCAGTGTTGCAGTCACTCCTAGCGTATTTCAGAGCTGTACATCAGTACACTAACCGTAGAGAGAGCGGACAGgccacagagacagaaagagggaaatgTCAGACCCACAAATAGCGCCTCAATGTCTCATCTGAAGAGAAACCACAGAAACAATAAGATGGGAGACGGAAAGCAACAACCACACACAATTATTTCCATCTACACATATTCTTAACTGTTGACAAATGAGAGTTGTGAAATGCTCATTGTTCATCAATCATGTATTTATGCAGTAAATCCGCTGACATGCAATAAACCCTCCGAGGTTAAACACTGGTTTGTATTTGTGTACTACATCAGCGTCATACAGCGAGGCAGACGACGGGCTCATTTGTTTTGGCCAGGCTATATTTCACTACTGCGTGGTGATTGAGGAGAGAGCATCATCCGCCTACACCACAAGCCCTGCTGACCAGATGGCAGCCACGGCACCTGCTTTATCCCTCCCTATAAAGAACGTTGCCTGAAAGATACAGCCGTCATAAATCCAAAACCCTCTCTGCCTTCCCTTGCCTCTCTCCACTACTCTAATTCACAGCTCATTCCAGACACATTCTCCAGCTGAGTACTAAAAGGGAAATGTTTCTATTGAAAAATGATTGCAGAACTCTGTGTTGATACTGCGGCAGATATGAAAGAAAAgtgagagaggttgagggagaaAGCAGCATGAGAAGTAGCGAAACTTGGGTAAGACAGACTATTTTCAGTCCCGTTTCACTCTTACTGTTTTCACATCTGCAGTTCCAGGTCTGACGTAGTTTTCAAACCACCAACTCAATCTATCATATCAATCTTTCTACAGAATCCATGCCATGTTCATCTCAACACAGGTCTATTTGTTCTACTATCATGACAAGCTATTGTAAGAGTATGATTTTTAGTATGACTACAAATCAGACTTTTATCAGTCCTTCCTTATCATTCTAAAACAATTGCATGTGCTACAGTTGGTTTTCACTCAAGTAGGGTGCAAGGTGGGAAACCTTTTGTTAAAACACCTTTTCACTCGTGCAAACACATGTGGTTTGTGTATCAATTCTCTTGATGCTTCAACTTATTAACGAACCTGTCAACATGACAGAATTATAGCAATCAGATCTTAGTCAATTTCAGAGAATGCATTTTCTAATCTAATGACCTGAGGCAAATAGCACACATTAGTTTCGCATCACAAACTCTCACAGCTTATTGGTTGAACTCCCGAAACTAACACAGCTGATTGGTGTTGCCATGCAGAGTTTCACACTTTTGACTGGTCTGGTGTTACTGTGCTAGCACCAGGCACTGCACTGTGGAGGGACGTTCATACTAGGTTGCATTTGCAGATACTTTTCTGGAGAATTGTGATTACTGCCAGTAATTCATTCTGGCTCGTCGCTGAATGATGTTGCTAGCAGTAGCAGGGCAGCTTGCTTCGGCTGAAGTGCAGAATTAAATATTCACTGCTTGCATACGGCTAGTTGCAGAACAGAGCAGTTCTGTGGTGCTAAGTTCTGAGTGCCTAGCACAAGCATGAtgttgtgtgattgtgtgtgattgtgtgtgtgtgtatttccatgaGAGAAGCCCCATACCTGTTTTATTGGCCAGACACAATCTGCTAAACTATGACtccttctcagagagagagaggagagggagagtggaaagaggataggagagagaaaggagagagggagagtggaaagaggataggagagaaaggagagagtggaaagaggataggagagagaaaggagagagggagagtggaaagaggataggagagagaaaggagagagggagagtggaaagaggataggagagagaaaggagagagggagagtggaaagaggataggagagagaaaggagagagggagagtggaaagaggatagggagagtggaaagaggataggagagagaaaggagagagggagagtggaaagaggataggagagagaaaggagaggggagagtggaaagaggataggagagagaaaggagagaggagagtggaaagaggataggagagagaaaggagagggagagtggaaagaggataggagagagaaaggagagggagagtagaaagaggatagggaagagaggataggagagaaaggagaagaggagagggagagtggaaagaggataggagagagaaaggagagggagagtggaaggagagagaaaggagagagagtagaaaggataggagagagaaaggagtagaaaagaggatagaggataggagagataggaagagggagagggagagtggaaagaggataggagagagaaaggagagggagagtggaaagaggataggagagagaaaggagagggaga
This DNA window, taken from Oncorhynchus gorbuscha isolate QuinsamMale2020 ecotype Even-year linkage group LG13, OgorEven_v1.0, whole genome shotgun sequence, encodes the following:
- the LOC123992622 gene encoding mucin-5AC-like, producing MEGKSLVFVLFLWMLSLGLNSTVTLQPNSHSTDFRSSEVTATSDTVSPLEMAQEHLNNAPDEGNYSTVAPSVELKFTVKSKRQTPDQVSTRYISSYLPSIHPLSTRTRKNSQSSQDRQTTKYKNNSTVEITADGAEETLPTMGNQPPVSRVTPSGQGKVSPTASPRPSELSSQTTSPTTNQPTEIQTGPGPTNLPMSQSNDSTERIRPTPTGVGFGVTPTRAELTLNTGRKAQVPSTPSQAPVTSRKSTPSHPTERGPTGLSELPSTATSPATLPPSIAMTKSFTHISTPWTSTQPAKTLATTAASVTASIAVTSTKGQSPIMVPTTKHVAAATTTTTKNKPKPPPSKPANKDKSKTTGNHGTVVAVLIGVTLVLMFVSFGVIFVRKRIHQRMQLQNTAWAGPSPFLDSGVQSRLENDDSSDVHLRGSNRISFSGFLSQRLSKRLSLLQETDEEFRMGEIPTGSTFGRETVSDDVQLSNGTAAVHKENTQIEVVQPLDNSSSPPPPTSSETTATAHTNDHQPPTSLQVVDLGPDNDPNSSPSHTPPDIPEAIPPPLLDVYLGPPSDHASPPPPESTDLPTPLHDLP